The nucleotide sequence CAAATCCCACCACCTTTGCGTCCTGAATCGAGGAGGACGTGTAAGTTGAAAGCACACGAAGTCAATGGAGAAGGTTTTTTTGTAAAGGTCCTCAAGGTGTTGTCTCGAAGGTTGAAAAGGGTGCGTTCAGGCCGGGATACGATGATGGACTTTTTTCTTTTTTTCATGGATCAGTCCTCCCGTGTCCTTTTTAAAAAAAATCCCCACCTCTACAGCAGGAGGAAGGTCAGCCAGTTCAGTGAAGTTATGAGAGAGGACGGCTACCAGATCAGGGATGTCCGATTGCCTCTACTGGATAAGGAGAACGAGAATCTTCTATTTGGCTATGTTTTTGAGGACACTTTTTTCTCCTACCTCTACCTTGACGACCAGTATGATGAAAAGACGGTCGAATACTGTGACAATCTTTTATATGAAGGGCTTTATGGCCTGGTAAACGATACCGTTGACGTCAGAGTTTGTCCTGGCGATATCGTCATCGACGCGGGGAGCTGGATAGGCGATTTCTCCGCATATGCTTCCGTAAAGGTGGGGAAGGAGGGGATGGTGTATGCTTTTGAGCCTCTTGAGCCGGCCTTTGGATATCTTTCCCAAACAGCTGCGCTCAATCCCCACATTGTCCCTGTCAAAAAAGGATTGGGAGACGAGAATACCAGCAGCTCTATTTTTTATGACGCCTGCAACACAGGGGCAAGCTCATTTTTGAAAAATATGTGTATTGGAGAAAGCGCTGAGACAGCGGTAGAAACGGTTCGGCTTGACGACTTCGTGAGGCAAAATGCGGCTCCTCGCTTTTTTAAGTGGGTAGCCCTATCTGCAGCTTCCCTGCGATGAGGT is from uncultured Fretibacterium sp. and encodes:
- a CDS encoding FkbM family methyltransferase, giving the protein MKAHEVNGEGFFVKVLKVLSRRLKRVRSGRDTMMDFFLFFMDQSSRVLFKKNPHLYSRRKVSQFSEVMREDGYQIRDVRLPLLDKENENLLFGYVFEDTFFSYLYLDDQYDEKTVEYCDNLLYEGLYGLVNDTVDVRVCPGDIVIDAGSWIGDFSAYASVKVGKEGMVYAFEPLEPAFGYLSQTAALNPHIVPVKKGLGDENTSSSIFYDACNTGASSFLKNMCIGESAETAVETVRLDDFVRQNAAPRFFKWVALSAASLR